The following DNA comes from Crateriforma spongiae.
ATCATGGGCGTGCAAGCGCCACCTTCGTGAACGAAGTGTTTGTACTTGCGATAAGGCGTGTTACAGGCACCGGCCCAGTGCAAACCCAATCGAACGCCGTTGGTCGTGCGAAGCGGCGGGTTCTTGACCATCGCTTCATCGCCCTTGCCGAAATTGCCGCCTTCCTGGCAGGCACCGTTGTCGGACAAGAAAAAGATGATGGTGTTGTCGGTCAGCTTTTGTTCGTCCAGGAACCCGACCAGCTTGCCGATATTTTGGTCGACCGAATCCACACACGCCGCGTAGGCCGCCATGACCGCGTCCAGGCGATCGCGTTGTTTCGGCTTCAACGAATCCCAGTCAGGGCCGGGGTAGGGAGCCGGTTTTGTGTCCGAGTCCAGGATGCCAAGTTCTCGCTGACGTTCATTGCGACGACGGATCAGATCGTTCCAGCCGTCACGATACTTCCCGCGATACTTTTGATAGTCTTCCCACTTGGCGTTCAGCGGCCAGTGGGGTGCGTTGTAGGCCAAGTACAAAAAGAACGGACGGTCGTCTTTGGTGGTGACATCGCGAATCATCTGCATCGCTTCGTCGGTGAACGCATCGGTGGCATAGAAATCCTCCGGTGCATCGATTGGTTGGTCGCCGCGTGTCAGTCCGCGATCGCCCGCCGGTTCAAAGTAGTTGATCGCTCCGCTGAGGCATCCGAAAAACTGATCAAAGCCACGGCGTGTCGGCTGGCACTGTTCTTGGTCGCCCGAAAGGTGCCACTTGCCCGTCATCAACGTGTGATAGCCCGCATTACGCAACACCGATGCCAGGGTCGTGCATTGATCGTTCAGATATCCCTGGTACGGTCCGGTGATGCCCAACGGTTTGCCGGGGGGCGCCGTCATGTGCCCGATGCCCGTCTGGTGTGGCTGCAGCCCGGTCATCAGGCTGGCCCGCGTCGGGCAACACCGCCCCTGGTTATAGAACTGGGTGAATCGCAGACCTTGCCCGGCCAGTGCGTCGATGTTGGGCGTGTCGATTTCGCCGCCGTAGCAGCCGAGGTCCGAATAGCCCATGTCGTCGACCAGCACGACAATCACGTTGGGGCGATCTTGGGCCTGCAAATGGGAACAAACGCACAGGCTCAAGATGGCCAGTAGGTGGAAGGTTTTGAAACTCATTGGTGAGGCAATGGTGAAGTCGGGGTGAGAGTTCGGCAAAGGTGGGCGGCCGTCTCTGGCGAGACGCTGGAAAGGTGGCGGGATTTCGGGGGATGGGCTTGGGAGTTTAACAGGCACAAAATATCCCGTGTATTTTGTGTCCTGTTCTGGGCACGCCTGTTCCGGGCACACTTGTCCCTTTGCCAGGCAGACCGGCGGACGTGCTGACCGGCGGCTATGCTGTCGATACACCGTCTTTTCCGCAGCCCTTTATCCCTCTGCATCCGAGCTAGCAAACATGAATCGCCTACTGTCGCATGGCTTGTCGCTACTGGCGGCCGTTACTTTTACTACGGTCGCGGCGGCTGATGATGACGAAAAAATCGCGCTTTTGTTGAAGAAGTCCCCCGCGCCGGCCAATACGGTTGGGTACGTCAACGTCCCTGCCCTGAATCAATTGCTATCGGCCGCCGGCGTTGCCAAACGGGCCGCCCAGGGAATCGAAGACTACTGGCTGATCGCCGACTTGGATCTGTCCAAGATGTCCCCACGCTGGGAAGCCGGCTATGCCACGCTGAAGCAAACCGTCCAGCCCGACCAGTTGGCCGATTCGTTGGGCGGCTATGTCGACGAAGTGGAAGGCGAGAAGGTCGTTTGGTCACCGAACCAGACCTATTTTCTGGCCGGCAAGGAAAATCGGTTGGGCATGTTGCGACCGGCCGATCGGACGTTGCTGTCCGGTTGGTTGACACCCAGTGTCAGCGTGAACTACAGCGATTTCCTGACGCGAATGGCGGGGCAACCCGAATCGTATCTGTCGGCGATGTTGGCGATCGAAACCAAGAATGCGTTTTCGCCGGTCCCGCTCAGCAAGCACTTGGAAGGCTTGAAGTCGCTGAAATCCAACCCGCCGGAAAACGTCGCCAAGACCCTGGCATCGATGGAAGGTTTCAGCATCATCGTCGGACGAAAAAGTCTGAACGAATGCATCGTGAAATTCGAGTTCAGCAAATCGCCCGCGGGGCTGAAATTGATCGCCAAGGAAATGTTGGCCGAGATCTTGGATAACGCCGGCACCTCAGCCGCTGAAATCTTGACGTGGGACGTTAAGGTCGAAGGAAACGTTCTGCAGTTCCAAGGTCCGATCACTGAAAGCACCCTTAGCGGTGTGCTTAGCATGTTCAGCTTGGAACGTCAGGCACGTCGCGCTGCCGCCGCCACTGATCCGGCGGCCAAGTCGCGTTCGAAGGAGGAACAGGCGGTCTATCGCACCAAGTATTACTTCGACCAAGTCAATGAAATCATCGAACAGACGCGCAACCATAAATCGCAATCAACCGGGCACTTGGCCAAATGGCATGACCAACGCGCTCGTCAGATCGAAGAATTGGGAACGCTGAACGTCGACCCCGAAATGGTCCAGTACGGGACCGACGTCGCGCAGTTGCTGCGTGGCAATGCGTTGACGGTTCGCCAAGGGAATATCGCTGTCGGAAAACAAAACGCACGCGATAGCCTGAATGGCGGCTACTACGGCAGCGCCGGATACTCGTATGGTTGGAACGGTGGCTACGGTTACCGCGAAGGCTATTACTACAACAGCCTAAACGCGGCAAACGTGAACAATGCCCAGGCTCGCGGCAACGCCTATGCGAATTGGACGTCGACGCTTTCAACGATCGACAAAATGACCGCAGACACGCGCCGCAAGATGACGGACAAGTATCAAGTGCAGTTCTAGTCCGACTGACCTGAGCGGACCCGCATCCGGAATCCGATTTGATGCGGCTGATCACTGGCCAGGGTGTACTCGCTGTGCGTCCTGGCACCCCAACTGTTATCGCCGCCGACGCCGTGTAGTTTTTCGTCAATGCTGACGACGCTTATCGGACGACGCGGCAGGTTGTACGGATGGGTGGATTGTTGCAAATCGTCCATCGTGAACGGCCAAACACTGGCGCTGACCGGCGCATCACCGGTCACGCGCACGGTGGTTCCATCGCCATCGTTCAGTTCGATCCACCGCACATCGGTGCGGTTGCCCGTGTCCTGTGATCGACAGTACGGAAACACCATGTCGGCGACTTGGGCTTCGTAGGTCCCGATTTCTCCACCGGTCTTGCGGTCCCAGTACGTCTCGTGCGGTCCGCGACCGTACCATCGGACTTGCCCGAATGCTTCGGGCATTTGCATTTGCATGCCGAACCGCGGCATTAGATCGGCCGGCGGTTTTCCGGGCTGATAGGCGGCTTTGATGTCCACCGATTGTCCGTCGGTGATGGTGTATCGAACGCTGCACGTCGCATCGACACTGGGCAGCTTCGAATCGAATTGCACCACGACCTTTTCGCCGTCGTTCCGGACATCCATCTCGGTGACTTTGATTTGGTCGACCGCGTCTTGCCAGACACCCAATCGCTGTAAATAACGGTTGCGATACTGGTTGTCGTTGGGGACCTTCCAGAAATTCAATTGCAGCGGTCCGGTCAACAATTCCTTGCCGCCGGCGATCCAGGACGACATCGCACCCGTCGACTTGTCGAATTCCAACGTGTTGCCCGCGTTTTGGATGACCAGCGTCGCCTCGTTATTGGTCACACGCAGTGGTTGACCATCATTCGCTTGCATCTTGGTCGCTTCGGCGGCCGCCGGACGCAGTTCGAATTGGTCCCAAGCAACACGGTGTCCGGCATCGCACCAAAGCGTTTTCTGTGGCTGGACAAATTCAAGCGTCAGCAACGCTTCGCCGGGACCCGATTCTTTCAAGTCGAAGGGAACTTTGACGTCGGCGGTGCTAAGCGGCGGGACGTCCAGACGTCCAAGCGAACCGGTGTCGGCCACTTCACCATCGATGCGTAACGTCCAACGCGTCTCCAGCTGGTCCAAGTTCGTGAAGACAAATTTGTTTTGCAACGTGAAGCTGCCTTGGGAAGGCGCTTCGGAACTTGCCTTCACATTTTGATAGACCTTCTTGACTTCCCAAAGATGCGGGTTGGGCCGACGATCAGGCTGGACCAAACCGTTCATGCAAAAGTTGCCGTCGTTGGGCTTGTCGCCGAAGTCACCGCCATAGGCAAAGAAAGTGTCAGAGTCACCGAACGCGGGCTTCAAGCCGGTCGGTAAATGGTCACCCTCGGGAACTGATTTGACCAGGCCCTGGTCCACCCAGTCCCAGATGAATCCGCCTTGTAGGTGGTCATAAGATTCGATGGCGGTCCAATAGTCTTGCAAGTTACCGACGCTGTTGCCCATCGCGTGCGCGTACTCACACAAGATCAACGGTCGGTCCGGATCATTGCGGGCGTAGTCGACAATCTTGTCAATCGTCGCGTACATCGGGCATCGAATGTCGGTATTGCGTTGGTCGTAATGGGCTTGTTCGTACTGAACCGGACGCGACGGGTCGCGCTGTTTGATCCAGTCGTAATTGGTCATGAAGTTCACTCCGTTGCCCGCTTCATTGCCCAGTGACCAAATGATGATGCTGGGGTGGTTCTTGTCACGTTCGACCATCCGTATCGCTCGGTCCAAATGAGCCTTTTCCCACAACGGATCCTTGGCCAGCGATTCGCGTTTGTATCCCATGCCATGCGATTCGATGTTGGTTTCATCGATCACGTACAAACCGTACTGATCGCACAGCGAATAGAACGTGGGATCATCGGGGTAATGGCTGGTGCGTACCGCGTTGATGTTGAACTGCTTCATCAACACGATGTCGCGGATCATTGATTCACGGCTGACGGTGTGGCCGGTTTGCGGGTCGTGTTCGTGACGATTCACGCCTTTCAAATAAACCGGACGTCCGTTGACGTGCAGCAGGCCATCCATGATTTCGACTTCGCGGAATCCGACTTCGCATTGTCGGGCCTCGATGACCGTTCCTTCGGCGTCGGACAGGGTCAGCACCAAGCGATACAGATTGGGCGTTTCGGCGGACCACAGTTTCGGCTGTTGGATCGTTTCGGTCAGCGCAACATTGCCTTTGGAGCCGGCCGGAATTGATTCCGTGGTCACGGTGTCACGGAAAACGGCTTCGTTAAAGTCATCCAATAGCTGGACGTCGACGGACAGAGTTGCGTCCGCATCGGAACGGTTTTCCAGTTCGATTTGCACCGACAATTCGGCATCTCGGTAGGCGTCATCCAGGTCCGTCGTGACAAAGAAGTCGCGGATGCGACGTTCGTCGGAGCTCACCAAATAGACGTCGCGGAAGATACCGCTTAGACGCCAAAAATCCTGGTCTTCCAGATAACTTCCGTCGCAGTATCGATAGACCTCGACCGCCAATTGGTTCTTGCCTGTCTGGACAAAGTCCGTGACGTCAAATTCGGCGGGCGTTCGGCTGCCCTGGCTGTAGCCGATCTTTTGTCCGTTGACCCACACGTAGCAGGCCGAATCAACGCCGGCAAAATGCAAGACGATTTTCCGTCCCGACCAATCCGCAGGCACATCGAACGTGTGACGGTACGAACCGACCGGGTTCCGCATTTCGTGGTTGGTGAAATCGGCCGGCGGATCTCCCATCACATTCGGCGGATCTTTCTTGAACGGATAAGGGATGTTGGAATACACGGGCAATCCAAAGCCCTGGGTTTGCCAATTCCCGGGCACTTGAATGCTGTCCCAACCGGTGGCATCAAAGTCAGGCTGATAAAAGTCCACCGGTCGTGACGACGGATCTTTGGCCCAGTGGAACTTCCATTGGCCGTTAAGCGAACGGACCCAAGGTGAATCGGTTGTCTGGCCATTGGCGGCGGCCACGGTGCCGGCCAGCGGCCAACTGTGGGCACGCGGCGGCAGCTTGTTGATGCCGATGACATGTTGATTTTCCCAGTCCGGTGCATCCGGCGCCGGGGCGGTATCCACCGCGCAACCGATGTTGGTCATCAAAACGCCGATCGCAACGATCAACGCCGGCAAACGGCAGGGTTGTGGATAAATACGAAAAAACGGCATTGGGATGGTCGTCCTGTCGACGGTGGTCATGAAGGGGGGCAAGACGTCGAGGCCAAAGGTCACATTTTAGGGCCGATAAGTCGCGCCGGGAGCCGTTGATGCTGCGACATTCCCGGAGACGAACAGGGAAAACAACGATACGATGGTCGTCGACCATCCGAAGGGATAAAGAGATATGTTGACAATTGACTTTGGTTGACTGATTGATGACACGATTGTTTGCCGGAACCCAGTTCGACATTCCGCCCACCTGTGATTTGTGTGGCAAAGTGGAAGCCGATTGTCAGTGCACCGCTGCGCAGAAAGCCGAACACGAGCGGAAACGAGAAGTCGAGCGTCAACGTTTGCCGCCCGAACAACAAACGGCCAAGATCCAGCGTCAAAAGCGTAAAGGCGGGCGTGTCGCGACGGTCGTCGAAGGCTTGACCGCGACCGCGAATGATTTGCCGCATTTGCTGAAGCAGTTACAGGCGGTCTGTGGATCCGGCGGAACGGTCAAAGCGAAACAGGATTTGATCGAATTACAGGGTGACCATCTGGACACGGTTCGGCGTCAGCTGAAACAGATCGGTTACCGCGTCAAAGGTTGACGAACCCACGATGGTCACACACATCAATAGACGCCGGGTCTTGGACTCTGGTCGTCGTCGATGGTTGGCTTCGACATCTTCAATAGTTGAATCAGGCTCATGTCAAAAGCGAAACGATCGATCGCGTTTTCGCGGCGAGTACGGCGATGGTTGGTGGAATACTGGCGATCGTTTTCGTTTGTCGGTTTGGTTTTTGCCACGCTGTTTTTCGCTGCTTCGGTGACGCCATCGTTGTTACCCCGGCATTACGTCACCCAGGGTTTGCTGTCGGGGTTTTCGATCGCCGCCGGATACGCATTGGGCGTTTTGCTGGTTTGGATTTATCGCTTTTTTGAACTTCCCCACGCGCCGCAGAAGCTTCAGCGGATCGCCAAGATTGCGACCGTGATCGTGGTGGCGTTGTGTTTCGTAGGTGGCATTCGCCAGATGACTTTCTGGCAGAATTCGATTCGCGAATTGATGGAGATGCCAAGTCTGCAAACGGCGGATCCCTATCGCACCAGCGCGATTGCGATCGTTTTCGCCGCCGTGCTGGTCGCTCTGACACGCATGTTCATCGATTCGTCGGTGTTCGCTGCGAATCAATTGAATCGATTCTTGCCGCGTCGGATTGCGGTGACGTTGGGAACAATCTTGGTGACTGTGATCGTTTGGGTGATCGCCAATGGTGTTGTCATTCGCGGGTTGGTGAACTTTGCCGACGGCGTGTTTTTGAAAGCGGATGCGTTGATCGAAGAAGACATCGATCATCCCAGTGACCCGATGGCATGCGGCAGTGATGAATCTCTGGTGGATTGGGATTCGATCGGGCGTCAGGGCAAGGCTTTTCTGGGGCAAGGTCCCAGTGCCGACGAAATCGGTGAGTTTCTTGACCGTGATGTTCCGCAACCGATTCGCGTCTATGTGGGCATGCGTTCGGCGGAAACGCCGCAGCAGCGGGCAGAATTGGCCCTGAAGGAATTGATCCGGGTCGGCGGTTTCGACCGTAGCGTGCTGGTCGTTGCGACGCCCACGGGTACCGGTTGGTTGGACCCGTCAGCGGTCGACACCCTGGAGTTCATTCACGGTGGCGATTGCGCGATTGTCAGCACGCAATATTCCTATTTGCCCAGTTGGATCACGATTCTGGTGGATCCCAAGCGTTCGATCGTTTCGGCGGACGCGCTGTTCGATGTGATTTATCGTTATTGGACCGACCTGCCGGTGGACGACCGACCGCGGCTGTACTTGCAAGGGCTAAGTCTGGGGGCGCTCGGGTCGGAAGTGTGCGCCGACATGTACACGATTTTCGAAGATCCGATTCAGGGGGCGGTTTGGAGCGGGCCTCCGTTTCCCAGCCAGCGATGGAACGAAATCGTTCGCGACCGCCAGCCGGATTCGCCCGCTTGGTTGCCCGTGTATCGGGACAGCCGTTTGGTCCGCTTCACCGCAGCAAAAAATGCGTTGAACCCTTCACGGCCTTGGGGGGCGATGCGAAACGTCTACATTCAACACGCCAGTGATCCGATGATCTGGTTTTCACCGACCCTTGCCTGGCACCGACCGGATTGGTTGACCGAACCGCGTGGCCCGGACGTGTCGCCCTATTTGCGTTGGTTCCCGGTTGTGACGTTCTTGCAGGTGGCGTTTGACATGCCGATGGCGACCAGTGTTCCGATCGGCTATGGACACAACTATGCCCCATCGGCCTACATCGATGCTTGGACGTCGGTGACCGAACCGGACCAGTGGAATGACGACTTCAGCCGACAGCTAAAAGAAAAGTTCAAAGCCAAGGGCACACCCAAGCCATAGTACACCCGCCGGTCGATCCACAAGCACGCTCAAGCGGGCTTGGTCGCGTCGACGAATCCCACGACGTAACTGGCCGACACGGTATCGTCGTCGTGGCCATGACGCTGTTGATAATCACGCATGACGGCGGCCAATTCACCACGGCTAAGCGGTGTTTGAGCCCGTGAAAATGGGCCGCCGGTCAACCCTTGGTCATGAATGGCCCGCAACAAATGCATCGCCGATCGGTGACGTGTGGGGTAAGTCCGCTGGTCAGCGCGATGAATGGTCCAACCGGTTCGTTCGATCGCGTCCAAGCATTGCGGCCACGCCGGAAGGGCGGACTGGGGCGGTTTGTCGGGAACCATGCGAAGACGCGCGTTGTGAAGTTCGCCTAGCGTGCCCTCGATCATCCAGGCCATGACGACGCGCCCGCCCGGAATGGTCAATCGGTCGGCAGCGGCAAAGGCGTTGTCAATCGGCAAAATCCAGTGGATCGCCGATGCACTGGTGACCAAATCGAACGGCGGTGCGTCGAAATCACGCAAGTCGCTGGGGATCAGCGCGGCAGAGTGATCGGGTGGCAATTTTTGACGCGCCACGTTGACCATTGCCGCGCTCAGATCGATGGCCGTCAATTGGGATGTGGCAAAGCGACCGGCCAAACG
Coding sequences within:
- a CDS encoding arylsulfatase; this encodes MSFKTFHLLAILSLCVCSHLQAQDRPNVIVVLVDDMGYSDLGCYGGEIDTPNIDALAGQGLRFTQFYNQGRCCPTRASLMTGLQPHQTGIGHMTAPPGKPLGITGPYQGYLNDQCTTLASVLRNAGYHTLMTGKWHLSGDQEQCQPTRRGFDQFFGCLSGAINYFEPAGDRGLTRGDQPIDAPEDFYATDAFTDEAMQMIRDVTTKDDRPFFLYLAYNAPHWPLNAKWEDYQKYRGKYRDGWNDLIRRRNERQRELGILDSDTKPAPYPGPDWDSLKPKQRDRLDAVMAAYAACVDSVDQNIGKLVGFLDEQKLTDNTIIFFLSDNGACQEGGNFGKGDEAMVKNPPLRTTNGVRLGLHWAGACNTPYRKYKHFVHEGGACTPMIAHWPAGIPNKLNGSLVDEVAYLQDFMPTLMELAGGSYPSDVTPIEGRSMLPLLKGSKDPIHTETIFWEHEGNAAARDGDWKLVREYGKPWELYDMANDRTELNDLADTRPEVRDRLIAAWESWADRTGVAYPERFNMYEYLNKLNKTPGHSSK
- a CDS encoding glycoside hydrolase family 2 TIM barrel-domain containing protein, encoding MPFFRIYPQPCRLPALIVAIGVLMTNIGCAVDTAPAPDAPDWENQHVIGINKLPPRAHSWPLAGTVAAANGQTTDSPWVRSLNGQWKFHWAKDPSSRPVDFYQPDFDATGWDSIQVPGNWQTQGFGLPVYSNIPYPFKKDPPNVMGDPPADFTNHEMRNPVGSYRHTFDVPADWSGRKIVLHFAGVDSACYVWVNGQKIGYSQGSRTPAEFDVTDFVQTGKNQLAVEVYRYCDGSYLEDQDFWRLSGIFRDVYLVSSDERRIRDFFVTTDLDDAYRDAELSVQIELENRSDADATLSVDVQLLDDFNEAVFRDTVTTESIPAGSKGNVALTETIQQPKLWSAETPNLYRLVLTLSDAEGTVIEARQCEVGFREVEIMDGLLHVNGRPVYLKGVNRHEHDPQTGHTVSRESMIRDIVLMKQFNINAVRTSHYPDDPTFYSLCDQYGLYVIDETNIESHGMGYKRESLAKDPLWEKAHLDRAIRMVERDKNHPSIIIWSLGNEAGNGVNFMTNYDWIKQRDPSRPVQYEQAHYDQRNTDIRCPMYATIDKIVDYARNDPDRPLILCEYAHAMGNSVGNLQDYWTAIESYDHLQGGFIWDWVDQGLVKSVPEGDHLPTGLKPAFGDSDTFFAYGGDFGDKPNDGNFCMNGLVQPDRRPNPHLWEVKKVYQNVKASSEAPSQGSFTLQNKFVFTNLDQLETRWTLRIDGEVADTGSLGRLDVPPLSTADVKVPFDLKESGPGEALLTLEFVQPQKTLWCDAGHRVAWDQFELRPAAAEATKMQANDGQPLRVTNNEATLVIQNAGNTLEFDKSTGAMSSWIAGGKELLTGPLQLNFWKVPNDNQYRNRYLQRLGVWQDAVDQIKVTEMDVRNDGEKVVVQFDSKLPSVDATCSVRYTITDGQSVDIKAAYQPGKPPADLMPRFGMQMQMPEAFGQVRWYGRGPHETYWDRKTGGEIGTYEAQVADMVFPYCRSQDTGNRTDVRWIELNDGDGTTVRVTGDAPVSASVWPFTMDDLQQSTHPYNLPRRPISVVSIDEKLHGVGGDNSWGARTHSEYTLASDQPHQIGFRMRVRSGQSD
- a CDS encoding translation initiation factor yields the protein MTRLFAGTQFDIPPTCDLCGKVEADCQCTAAQKAEHERKREVERQRLPPEQQTAKIQRQKRKGGRVATVVEGLTATANDLPHLLKQLQAVCGSGGTVKAKQDLIELQGDHLDTVRRQLKQIGYRVKG
- a CDS encoding alpha/beta hydrolase; translated protein: MSKAKRSIAFSRRVRRWLVEYWRSFSFVGLVFATLFFAASVTPSLLPRHYVTQGLLSGFSIAAGYALGVLLVWIYRFFELPHAPQKLQRIAKIATVIVVALCFVGGIRQMTFWQNSIRELMEMPSLQTADPYRTSAIAIVFAAVLVALTRMFIDSSVFAANQLNRFLPRRIAVTLGTILVTVIVWVIANGVVIRGLVNFADGVFLKADALIEEDIDHPSDPMACGSDESLVDWDSIGRQGKAFLGQGPSADEIGEFLDRDVPQPIRVYVGMRSAETPQQRAELALKELIRVGGFDRSVLVVATPTGTGWLDPSAVDTLEFIHGGDCAIVSTQYSYLPSWITILVDPKRSIVSADALFDVIYRYWTDLPVDDRPRLYLQGLSLGALGSEVCADMYTIFEDPIQGAVWSGPPFPSQRWNEIVRDRQPDSPAWLPVYRDSRLVRFTAAKNALNPSRPWGAMRNVYIQHASDPMIWFSPTLAWHRPDWLTEPRGPDVSPYLRWFPVVTFLQVAFDMPMATSVPIGYGHNYAPSAYIDAWTSVTEPDQWNDDFSRQLKEKFKAKGTPKP
- a CDS encoding methyltransferase domain-containing protein; protein product: MRLTAIQTDDVGQRFSSAATTYDRHADVQERVAADLMRWVGRTPLGQKSSPDRILEIGCGTGRLTVRLAGRFATSQLTAIDLSAAMVNVARQKLPPDHSAALIPSDLRDFDAPPFDLVTSASAIHWILPIDNAFAAADRLTIPGGRVVMAWMIEGTLGELHNARLRMVPDKPPQSALPAWPQCLDAIERTGWTIHRADQRTYPTRHRSAMHLLRAIHDQGLTGGPFSRAQTPLSRGELAAVMRDYQQRHGHDDDTVSASYVVGFVDATKPA